The sequence GGTTCGCGCCGGTCACCGACGACTACCACGGGCACAAGTACACGGTGAAGCTGAACGGCAAGCGGATGATCACGCCGATGCTGCTGGTGATCGTGGCCATCGGCTCCGCGGACCTGCTGTTCGCGGTCGACTCGATCCCGGCGATCTTCGGCATCACCCAGGAGGCGTTCCTCGTCTTCACCGCCAACGCGTTCGCGCTGATGGGCCTGCGGCAGCTGTACTTCCTGCTCGGCGGGCTGGTGACGAAGCTGGTCTACCTCACCTACGGCCTCGCGGTGATCCTCGCCTTCATCGGCGCGAAGCTGTTCCTGCACGCGCTGCACGAGTACCACGTCGTGCCGGACTGGCTGGACATCAACAACTGGGTGTCCCTCGGGGTCATCATCGTGGTGCTGTCCGTGACCACGGTGGCCAGCCTGGCGAAGGCCCGGCGCGACGAGCGCAAAGAGGTCGCCGCGTAAGTCGTTCGCAGCGCTAAAGATTTCCGGTACGGTCGGGGGCGTGCGTCCTGCCGACATCGAAGACCTCGTCGTCCCCGGCCGTCCCGCCCTGCGCGGAAACCTGCTGCTCACCGCGCTGAGCAAACCCGATCTGAAGGCGGATGCCGCCCGCAGCGCGCTGCGCCGGGTGTCGCTCGACGGCGGCGAATCCGCGTGGACGCACGGTCCGCGCGACTCCGCCCCGTCGATCTCGCCCGACGGGCGCTGGGTGGCGTTCCTCCGCGCGGGGGAGGGCAAGGGCGCCGACGGCAGCCCGCAGCTGCACGTGATGCCGTCCGACGGCGGCGAGGCGCGGCGGCTGACGTCGCTGCACCTCGGGGCCGGCGAGCCGGTGTGGGCGCCGGACTCGCGGCGGATCGCGTTCACCGCCCGGGTGCCCGAGGCCGGGCGCTACGGGACCGAGGACGCCGACGGCGAGACCCCGGAGCCGGCCGCCGAGGCCCCGCGCCGGATCACCCGCATGGATTACCGGCTCGACGACGTCGGCTTCGTGCGCGACCGCGTGCAGCGGCTGTTCGTCGTCGACGCGGCCGAGCCCGCCGAGGCGCCCGAGCCGCTGACCGGCGCCGGGTTCGACGCGAGCCACCCGGTCTGGACGCCCGACGGCACGCGCGTCGTCTTCGTCGCGCCGCCGGAGTGGGGCGCGGCCGAGAGCGACTTCCGCGACGTCTGCGCGATCTCCGCCGAGGGTGGCGAGCCTGAAGTTCTCGTGCGCGGCGAAGGGTTCTGCGAGCGTCCGGCGTTCGGCGCGGACGGTACGTTGTTCTACTTCGGACAGTCCTTTGCGGAGCACCGCGAAGCCGCGATGACCGGCCTGTACGCGGCGACGCCCGAGTTCGGCGCCGGCCCGGTCAAGGCCCGCCGGCTGACCGACATCGAAACGGTGGACTGCGAAGCCTCGGCGGGCGCCCCGGCCCCGCGCGGCGCCGACGTGCTCGTGGCCGTCCGCAACCGCGGCGCGGTGGAGCTGCGCGCGGTCTCCGTCGACGCCGCGGACGCGCCACTGGCCGACCTGGCGGTGGTCTACGCCGACCGCACGGCGCTGCGGTCGTTCTCGTACGACGGCTCGGTGCTGGCGGCGGTGATCGCGACGCCGTCGACCGCCGGGGAGGTCGTGCTCCTGGGCGACGGCGAGCCGCGCGTGCTGACCGACTACTCGAAGCCGTTGCGGGACAAGGGCATCCGGCCGATGATCGAGCTGGAGACGACCGCGCCGGACGGCTACCCGGTGCACGGCTGGCTGGTGCTGCCCGAGGGCGAAGGCCCGCACCCGGTGCTGCGCGTGATCCACGGCGGCCCGTTCACCCAGCAGGAGTGGGCGGTGTTCGACGAGGCCCAGGTGTACGCGGCGGCGGGCTACGCGGTGGTCGTCGGCAACCCCCGCGGTTCGGCGGGCTACGGCCAGACGCACGGCCACGCGATCACGCACGGCTTCGGCACGGTCGACGTCGACGACGTCCTGGCCCTGCTCGACAAGGCGTTGGAGCGCCCGGACCTGGACGCCTCCCGCGTCGGCGTCATGGGTGGTTCGTACGGCGGCTTCATGACGAGCTGGCTGGCCGCCCACCACGGCGGCCGCTTCAAGGCGGCGTGGAGCGAGCGCGCGGTCAACGCGTGGGACTCGATGGTCGGCAGCTCGGACATCGGCTACTTCTTCGTCGACGCGTACATCGGGTCCGACCCCGAGGTGCAGCGCGACCGGTCGCCGCTTTCGTACGCCGACCGCATCGAGATCCCGTTCGCGGTGGTGCATTCGGAGCAGGACTGGCGCTGCCCGCTGGAGCAGGCGGAGCGGATGTTCGTGGCGCTGCGGCGGGCGGGCGCGCCGGCGGAGATGCTGCTGTTCCCGGGCGAGGGCCACGAGCTGACCCGGTCGGGCCGGCCGCGGCACCGGGTGCAGCGCTTCGAGGCGGTCCTGGAGTGGTGGGCCCGGCACCTGTGAGTGTTATGGCATGACGCCGAGTTGTTTGAGGATCACGGCGACGCGGTCGGTACCCCGATGAGGAAGCTGGTGCGAGGTCACGCTCAGCGTATCGAAGGCCGCAGGCAGAGCAGTGTCGATCCGTTGCCGGTACCCTTCGTCGACAACTCGCACGTCGTCGGCAGCGATGGGCTGAGCGATGTCCGGCCTCGCCCAGAAGACGAAGTCATAGGTCGGTTGCCAGCTACGCGCCAAGCCGAGCAAGGTGGCTTCCGGGTCCGGATGCCCCGGGGTGTGCACGAGTATGTCGGGCGGCCCGCCGTCGCAGAGGACGACCCGGAGGCCCGGCCGCGACACCAGCTCGCTTTCCTCCCTGATCAGGTCGCCCATCAACCACCGAGCTGTA is a genomic window of Amycolatopsis lexingtonensis containing:
- a CDS encoding alpha/beta hydrolase family protein, whose translation is MRPADIEDLVVPGRPALRGNLLLTALSKPDLKADAARSALRRVSLDGGESAWTHGPRDSAPSISPDGRWVAFLRAGEGKGADGSPQLHVMPSDGGEARRLTSLHLGAGEPVWAPDSRRIAFTARVPEAGRYGTEDADGETPEPAAEAPRRITRMDYRLDDVGFVRDRVQRLFVVDAAEPAEAPEPLTGAGFDASHPVWTPDGTRVVFVAPPEWGAAESDFRDVCAISAEGGEPEVLVRGEGFCERPAFGADGTLFYFGQSFAEHREAAMTGLYAATPEFGAGPVKARRLTDIETVDCEASAGAPAPRGADVLVAVRNRGAVELRAVSVDAADAPLADLAVVYADRTALRSFSYDGSVLAAVIATPSTAGEVVLLGDGEPRVLTDYSKPLRDKGIRPMIELETTAPDGYPVHGWLVLPEGEGPHPVLRVIHGGPFTQQEWAVFDEAQVYAAAGYAVVVGNPRGSAGYGQTHGHAITHGFGTVDVDDVLALLDKALERPDLDASRVGVMGGSYGGFMTSWLAAHHGGRFKAAWSERAVNAWDSMVGSSDIGYFFVDAYIGSDPEVQRDRSPLSYADRIEIPFAVVHSEQDWRCPLEQAERMFVALRRAGAPAEMLLFPGEGHELTRSGRPRHRVQRFEAVLEWWARHL
- a CDS encoding ATP-binding protein produces the protein MKIDGVTKVLLSGSFSTGKTSTLSLLHEALEHRGVPSVVRLEPARHCPLSLDLHQDVDTARWLMGDLIREESELVSRPGLRVVLCDGGPPDILVHTPGHPDPEATLLGLARSWQPTYDFVFWARPDIAQPIAADDVRVVDEGYRQRIDTALPAAFDTLSVTSHQLPHRGTDRVAVILKQLGVMP